From a region of the Actinopolymorpha singaporensis genome:
- a CDS encoding FG-GAP repeat domain-containing protein, whose translation MGFGDAGVYVALSRGDGTFDYTPAPVVGDLGYVNGGWRVDRHPRLLGDLTGEGRADVVGFGDAGVYVALSRGDGTFDYTPAPVVGDLGYVNGGWRVDRHPRLLADVTGNGRADIVGFGDHGVWVALSRGDGTFEPPRLVIPDFGYVAGGWRVDRHPRFLADLRGIGRADIVGFGDAGVYVALSRGDGTFDYSPQPVIGDLGYVNGGWRVDRHPRFLADLRGIGRADIVGFGDAGVYVALSRGDGTFDYTPQVRLADFGYAEGWRVDRNPRLLAQLTATGRADIVGFGDVGVRTSLSNGDGTFAPKRLAAPDFGFEVRSW comes from the coding sequence GTGGGGTTCGGCGATGCCGGGGTCTACGTCGCGCTGAGCCGTGGGGACGGGACGTTCGACTACACGCCCGCGCCGGTGGTCGGTGATCTGGGATACGTCAACGGTGGCTGGCGGGTGGATCGGCATCCGCGGCTGCTCGGTGATCTGACGGGTGAGGGCCGGGCGGACGTCGTGGGGTTCGGCGATGCCGGGGTCTACGTCGCGCTGAGCCGTGGGGACGGGACGTTCGACTACACGCCCGCGCCGGTGGTCGGTGATCTGGGATACGTCAACGGTGGCTGGCGGGTGGATCGGCATCCGCGGCTGCTCGCCGACGTGACCGGCAACGGCCGGGCGGACATCGTCGGCTTCGGCGACCACGGGGTCTGGGTGGCGCTCAGCCGCGGCGACGGCACCTTCGAACCACCGCGGCTGGTCATCCCCGACTTCGGCTACGTCGCCGGCGGTTGGCGGGTCGACCGGCATCCGCGGTTCCTGGCCGACCTGCGGGGAATCGGGCGTGCGGACATCGTGGGTTTCGGCGACGCCGGAGTCTACGTCGCGCTGAGCCGTGGGGACGGGACGTTCGACTATTCCCCGCAGCCGGTGATCGGTGATCTGGGATACGTCAACGGTGGTTGGCGGGTCGACCGGCATCCACGGTTCCTGGCCGACCTGCGGGGAATCGGGCGTGCGGACATCGTGGGTTTCGGCGACGCCGGGGTGTATGTGGCGCTGAGCCGTGGGGACGGGACGTTCGACTACACACCGCAGGTGAGGCTCGCGGACTTCGGTTACGCCGAGGGCTGGCGGGTGGACCGCAACCCGCGCTTGCTCGCCCAGCTGACCGCCACCGGGCGCGCGGACATCGTGGGCTTCGGCGACGTCGGCGTACGCACCTCGCTGAGCAACGGCGACGGCACGTTCGCGCCGAAACGGCTCGCGGCACCGGACTTCGGCTTCGAGGTCCGGTCCTGGTGA
- a CDS encoding aldo/keto reductase has translation MLQRTIGGRRTVSALCLGAMNFGSTTDPETSTAILDRFVEAGGTFVDTANNYNQWMANGGESEELLGRWMRSRGNRDQLVIATKCGARTTVPGTPNDNWEGLGAAAVESAVKGSLNRLDVDRIDLYYAHIDNRTTPLEETVGAFGRLAAEGVVDVLGCSNTATWRLERARRLAADQGVEPYSVIQQHYTYLWPSPLVQGRTQRLGSPNYQHAGVEHFDYLGEHRDLTLVAYQPLLTGSYGRPERPFPAARGYAHPSAYARFQVLREVAQEVGATTNQVVLAWMLHHDPVVVPLFGASSLAQLEEALGAVEISLDAEQLDRLNNA, from the coding sequence ATGCTGCAACGCACCATCGGAGGCCGCCGGACCGTGAGCGCGCTGTGCCTGGGCGCGATGAACTTCGGCAGTACGACGGACCCGGAGACCTCGACGGCGATTCTCGACCGGTTCGTGGAGGCCGGCGGAACGTTCGTGGACACCGCGAACAACTACAACCAGTGGATGGCCAACGGCGGCGAGAGCGAGGAACTCCTGGGTCGCTGGATGCGATCCCGCGGCAACCGGGACCAGTTGGTCATCGCCACCAAGTGCGGCGCCAGGACGACCGTGCCCGGCACCCCGAACGACAACTGGGAAGGACTCGGCGCGGCGGCCGTCGAGTCCGCCGTCAAGGGCAGCCTCAACCGGTTGGACGTCGACCGCATCGACCTGTACTACGCGCACATCGACAACCGGACCACGCCGCTCGAGGAGACCGTCGGCGCGTTCGGGCGTCTCGCCGCCGAGGGGGTGGTCGACGTGCTCGGCTGCAGCAACACCGCGACCTGGCGACTGGAACGCGCCCGGCGGCTGGCTGCCGACCAGGGCGTCGAGCCCTACTCGGTGATCCAGCAGCACTACACCTACCTGTGGCCGAGCCCGTTGGTGCAGGGCCGGACCCAACGGCTCGGCAGCCCGAACTACCAGCACGCCGGGGTCGAGCATTTCGACTATCTCGGCGAGCACCGGGATCTGACGCTGGTCGCGTACCAGCCGTTGTTGACCGGCTCGTACGGCCGGCCCGAGCGCCCCTTCCCGGCCGCGCGTGGGTACGCACACCCGAGCGCGTACGCGCGGTTCCAGGTGTTGCGCGAGGTCGCCCAGGAAGTCGGCGCCACCACCAACCAGGTCGTGCTGGCGTGGATGCTGCACCACGACCCGGTGGTCGTACCGCTGTTCGGAGCCTCGTCCCTGGCCCAGCTGGAGGAGGCGCTGGGCGCGGTCGAGATCAGCCTGGACGCAGAGCAGCTGGACCGGCTGAACAACGCGTGA
- a CDS encoding MerR family transcriptional regulator, translating to MNSDASQAETCGVDELVPDVDGPLTVSQVAELTGLSPHTLRWYERVGLLEGVTRGPSGHRRYTRTDLVRLTMLMRLRATGMPVSEMQRYAELVRAGSLTEPERMRLLEVHRDRVLSHIADLHRDLEVVDRKIAGYRQGASSAKPA from the coding sequence GTGAACTCCGACGCCTCGCAAGCCGAAACCTGCGGTGTCGACGAACTCGTACCGGACGTCGACGGACCGCTCACCGTCAGCCAGGTCGCGGAGCTGACCGGCCTGTCGCCTCACACGCTGCGCTGGTACGAGCGGGTGGGTCTGCTGGAGGGCGTGACCCGCGGCCCGTCGGGCCACCGGCGGTACACGCGCACCGACCTGGTGCGGCTGACAATGCTCATGCGGCTGCGCGCGACCGGTATGCCGGTCAGCGAGATGCAGCGCTACGCCGAACTCGTACGCGCCGGTTCGCTGACCGAACCGGAGCGGATGCGGCTGCTGGAGGTCCACCGCGATCGGGTTCTGAGCCACATCGCCGACCTCCACCGCGACCTGGAAGTGGTCGACCGCAAGATCGCGGGATACCGGCAAGGGGCATCGTCGGCGAAGCCGGCGTAG
- a CDS encoding phytanoyl-CoA dioxygenase family protein, whose translation MLNPEVAPGAFTELDRFVFESWGYLVIPDVLTAAEAEECYDASERLHATRDREFGQLGRGYETEPSLERLIDHPAVLPKIRGLFGDRFVLQASWNTMQPAHGGTGGWHQDGSGAYDFGKLGCPVPLIQLRVSFLLTDQTRPGSGNMELIPGSHRSSVPLPAGIRAARGDTPIGHVICAPIGSVLVFHNGVWHRTYRHDGDRDRYTAHYVYSPPWVRPADRFSNSADFLERTTPMRRALMGEFERPDAPYGAGYDPLPFPD comes from the coding sequence ATGCTGAATCCCGAGGTGGCGCCGGGAGCGTTCACCGAGCTGGACCGGTTCGTGTTCGAGTCGTGGGGTTACCTGGTGATCCCGGACGTACTGACCGCCGCGGAGGCCGAGGAGTGCTACGACGCTTCGGAGCGCCTGCACGCCACGCGGGACAGGGAGTTCGGCCAGCTCGGTCGCGGCTACGAGACCGAGCCCAGTCTTGAGCGCCTGATCGACCATCCGGCCGTACTCCCCAAGATCCGTGGGTTGTTCGGCGACCGGTTCGTCCTGCAGGCGAGCTGGAACACGATGCAACCCGCGCACGGCGGGACGGGCGGTTGGCACCAGGACGGTTCGGGTGCGTACGACTTCGGCAAGCTCGGTTGCCCGGTGCCGCTGATCCAGTTGCGGGTGTCGTTCCTGCTGACCGACCAGACCAGGCCGGGCAGCGGCAACATGGAGTTGATCCCCGGCAGCCACCGCAGCTCGGTACCGTTGCCCGCCGGCATCCGTGCGGCTCGTGGGGACACGCCGATCGGGCACGTGATCTGCGCACCGATCGGATCTGTACTGGTGTTCCACAACGGCGTCTGGCACCGGACGTACCGCCACGACGGGGACCGGGACCGCTACACCGCGCACTACGTCTACAGCCCGCCATGGGTACGCCCGGCCGACCGGTTCAGCAACTCGGCCGACTTCCTGGAACGCACCACACCCATGCGCCGGGCTTTGATGGGCGAGTTCGAACGGCCCGACGCACCGTACGGCGCCGGCTACGACCCACTGCCGTTTCCGGACTGA
- a CDS encoding sugar phosphate isomerase/epimerase family protein — protein sequence MKAVSSWSLHRTLGSYMSGDQADGGPDDLAKPDAGMALLDLPAELRRRGYDTVQLCHFHLPSRDPGYLGELRSALESENLTLDAVLVDDGDLTHPADADAHQHWIDGWLDVAITLGARRARVIAGKQSPSPSRLEDSGRRLGKLAGDHPEIRVVTENWFALTAGADEVHAILDAADRQVGLLVDLGNWTGADKYDQLAAVAPRSETCHAKCRFDADGPDREDFTRSLQALRQADYTGPLALVYDGANANEWDCLEQEHAIATGVFG from the coding sequence GTGAAAGCTGTTTCCAGCTGGTCCCTCCACCGCACCCTCGGCTCGTACATGTCCGGCGACCAGGCCGACGGCGGGCCTGACGACCTCGCGAAACCCGATGCCGGGATGGCGTTGCTCGACCTACCGGCGGAGCTGCGACGCCGCGGTTACGACACCGTCCAGTTGTGCCACTTCCACCTTCCCAGCCGCGATCCCGGCTACCTGGGTGAGCTCCGGTCGGCCCTGGAGTCGGAGAACCTCACCCTGGATGCCGTACTCGTCGACGACGGCGATCTCACCCACCCGGCCGACGCGGACGCCCACCAGCACTGGATCGACGGCTGGCTCGACGTTGCCATCACGCTCGGCGCACGCCGGGCGCGGGTCATCGCCGGAAAGCAGTCGCCGAGCCCGTCGCGGCTGGAGGACAGCGGCCGCCGGCTGGGCAAGCTCGCCGGGGATCACCCCGAGATCCGCGTCGTCACCGAGAACTGGTTCGCGCTCACCGCCGGTGCCGACGAGGTGCACGCGATCCTGGACGCGGCCGACCGCCAGGTGGGGCTGCTCGTCGACCTCGGCAACTGGACCGGTGCGGACAAGTACGACCAGCTCGCCGCGGTCGCACCGCGCAGCGAGACCTGTCACGCCAAGTGCCGTTTCGACGCCGACGGTCCCGACCGCGAGGACTTCACGCGCTCCCTGCAGGCGCTCCGCCAGGCCGACTACACCGGGCCGCTCGCCCTCGTCTACGACGGGGCCAACGCCAACGAGTGGGACTGTCTTGAGCAGGAGCACGCCATCGCGACCGGCGTCTTCGGCTGA
- a CDS encoding NUDIX domain-containing protein, which yields MGLVEVALVILTDRSRRIVMQHRTDDAPTDPSQWTVPGGMIEPGEDPEAAAHRELREETGLRCAELSLERVIERQFHGPASVRYHVFAGTTDAKDEDIVLGEGQAMVFVPMNEIGRKDLSAIAREVLAERLSVVRQ from the coding sequence ATGGGACTGGTCGAGGTTGCGCTGGTGATTCTGACCGACCGAAGCAGGCGGATCGTCATGCAGCACCGGACCGACGACGCGCCGACCGATCCCAGCCAATGGACCGTTCCCGGCGGCATGATCGAGCCCGGAGAGGACCCCGAGGCCGCCGCCCACCGGGAGTTGCGGGAGGAGACCGGCCTTCGGTGCGCCGAGTTGTCGCTGGAACGCGTGATCGAGCGACAGTTCCATGGCCCGGCCTCGGTGCGCTACCACGTGTTCGCCGGGACCACGGACGCCAAGGACGAGGACATCGTGCTCGGCGAGGGTCAGGCGATGGTCTTCGTGCCGATGAACGAGATCGGCCGCAAGGACCTGTCAGCCATCGCCCGGGAGGTCCTCGCCGAGCGCCTGAGCGTGGTCAGGCAGTAG
- a CDS encoding SDR family oxidoreductase yields MNALDGRVALVAGGTRGAGRGIAVELGAAGAHVYVTGRTTRERRSEYDRPETIEETAELVTAAGGTATAVAVDHQEPDRVADLVRRIERESGRLDVLVNDIWGGELLFDWDAKLWDHDLDNGLRLLRLAVETHLITSHHALPLLTRKPGGLVVEMTDGTYDYNAQTYRVSAFYDLAKWSVLRLAWIQGKELAEHGCTAVALTPGWLRSEMMLEHYGVTEESWREVLDRPVQPAFPDPGHFGISETPHFVGRAVAALAADPEVARWNQASLSSGQLAKEYGFTDLDGSVPDAWRYIVEVQDAGKPPAAHLYR; encoded by the coding sequence GTGAACGCACTGGACGGCAGGGTCGCCCTGGTCGCCGGCGGTACCCGCGGCGCCGGGCGCGGCATCGCGGTCGAGCTCGGCGCCGCGGGAGCGCACGTCTACGTCACCGGGCGCACCACCCGCGAGCGCAGATCGGAGTACGACCGACCGGAAACGATCGAGGAGACCGCCGAGCTCGTCACCGCCGCGGGTGGCACCGCCACCGCCGTGGCCGTGGATCACCAGGAGCCGGACCGGGTGGCCGACCTCGTACGCCGGATCGAGCGCGAGTCGGGCCGGCTGGACGTCCTGGTCAACGACATCTGGGGCGGCGAGCTGCTGTTCGACTGGGACGCGAAGCTGTGGGACCACGACCTGGACAACGGTCTGCGGCTGCTCCGGCTGGCAGTGGAGACGCATCTGATCACCAGCCATCACGCGCTGCCGCTGCTCACCCGGAAGCCGGGCGGCCTGGTGGTGGAGATGACCGACGGGACGTACGACTACAACGCGCAGACCTACCGCGTCTCCGCGTTCTACGACCTGGCGAAGTGGTCGGTGCTGCGGCTGGCCTGGATCCAGGGCAAGGAGCTCGCCGAGCACGGGTGTACGGCGGTCGCGCTCACTCCGGGCTGGCTGCGCTCGGAGATGATGCTCGAGCACTACGGCGTCACCGAGGAGTCCTGGCGGGAGGTCCTCGACCGTCCGGTCCAGCCGGCGTTCCCGGACCCGGGGCACTTCGGCATCTCCGAGACCCCGCACTTCGTGGGCCGGGCGGTCGCCGCGCTGGCCGCCGACCCGGAGGTCGCCCGGTGGAACCAGGCGTCACTGTCGTCGGGGCAGTTGGCGAAGGAGTACGGCTTCACCGACCTGGACGGCAGCGTCCCGGACGCGTGGCGCTACATCGTGGAGGTCCAGGACGCCGGCAAGCCGCCCGCCGCCCACCTCTACCGCTGA
- a CDS encoding TetR family transcriptional regulator, producing MPRKRTVPDEALLSTALSIVRTSGPDALSFGSLAARVDLAASTLVQRFGSRADLLRAALLFAWDRLDEETARACAEAPSGAAGVVDLLVRLSGQYDAGDSDDFADQLMLLREDLRDPVLRARGQAWLDTLSAAVEERLDDGSGDVPGGVPGLGELVVAQWQGSLTLWGFRRQSDAVTAVRRALDTLLARISVAS from the coding sequence ATGCCCCGCAAGCGAACAGTCCCCGATGAAGCGCTCCTGTCCACCGCGCTGTCGATCGTGCGGACCTCGGGTCCGGACGCGCTCTCCTTCGGCTCGCTGGCCGCCCGGGTCGACCTCGCCGCCTCGACGTTGGTGCAGCGGTTCGGGTCGAGGGCCGACCTCCTGCGGGCGGCGTTGCTGTTCGCCTGGGACCGGCTCGACGAGGAGACCGCGCGGGCGTGTGCCGAGGCGCCGTCCGGTGCGGCTGGGGTTGTCGACCTGCTCGTACGGCTGAGCGGGCAGTACGACGCCGGCGACAGCGACGACTTCGCCGACCAGTTGATGTTGCTCCGTGAGGATCTGCGCGATCCGGTACTCCGTGCTCGTGGGCAAGCCTGGCTTGACACCCTTTCCGCGGCCGTCGAGGAACGCCTGGATGACGGGTCCGGTGACGTGCCGGGTGGCGTGCCCGGCCTCGGTGAGCTCGTGGTCGCCCAGTGGCAGGGATCGCTTACTTTGTGGGGATTCCGGCGTCAGTCGGACGCGGTGACGGCCGTTCGCCGGGCACTGGATACGCTCCTGGCCAGGATCTCGGTGGCTTCGTGA
- a CDS encoding VOC family protein, whose amino-acid sequence MTSHATGRHAGSPIENRVGMVFIPVRDMRRSIEWYSALLGLPVGDASHEDTIYDLPTSGEVGLALDANKPDFDTAGPPRFFWWSTDLEACLAHLEANDVRVESDIEDIGSVSFLQFRDPDGNLLMVCKRN is encoded by the coding sequence ATGACCTCGCACGCGACCGGCCGGCACGCTGGTTCTCCGATCGAGAACCGCGTGGGCATGGTGTTCATCCCCGTGCGGGACATGCGGCGGTCGATCGAGTGGTACTCCGCGTTGCTGGGCCTGCCGGTCGGGGACGCCTCCCACGAGGACACCATCTACGACCTGCCGACCTCCGGCGAGGTGGGCCTCGCGCTGGACGCCAACAAGCCCGACTTCGACACCGCCGGGCCGCCGCGGTTCTTCTGGTGGTCGACCGACCTCGAGGCCTGCCTCGCGCACCTCGAGGCCAACGACGTCAGGGTCGAGAGCGACATCGAGGACATCGGCAGTGTGTCGTTCCTTCAGTTCCGCGACCCGGACGGCAACCTCCTGATGGTCTGCAAGCGCAACTGA
- a CDS encoding FAD-dependent monooxygenase, whose translation MRKVLISGASVAGPALAYWLGHYGFEPTVVEIAPALRGGGRAVDFRGEAHLTVLRRMGLLDSLREIQTGGSPMTFVDERGRTLLHLPADFAGGEVEVLRSDLSRVLYEHSRERAKYVFGDSISRLVETPNGVEVTFASGTEDRFDLVIGADGLHSQVRRLTFGEEDQFVSHLGYYAATWDLPNYLGLPPGSLGYNVPGRLASIACDFRDADRAGAFMIFKSPKLAYARHDLDRQRALITNAYEGVGWETPRLLASLRDATELYFDSISRVDIQPWSRGRIGLVGDAACGATIGGMGTGTGIVAAYVLAGELATAGNDHRMAFGRYEALVRDYARGCQVGGNRTGKFLAPASRFGARMRNGMLSNRFLLNLMLKAGENVSSGIRLPDYTHPTTLAGRSG comes from the coding sequence ATGCGCAAGGTCCTCATCTCCGGCGCCAGCGTCGCCGGGCCCGCCCTGGCCTACTGGCTGGGCCACTACGGATTCGAACCCACCGTGGTCGAGATCGCGCCCGCGCTGCGCGGCGGCGGCCGCGCTGTCGACTTCCGGGGCGAGGCACACCTGACCGTCCTGCGACGGATGGGTCTGCTCGACAGCCTGCGCGAGATCCAGACCGGCGGCTCTCCGATGACGTTCGTCGACGAGCGCGGACGCACTCTCCTGCACCTGCCGGCCGACTTCGCCGGCGGCGAGGTGGAGGTGTTGCGTTCGGACCTGTCGCGGGTGCTCTACGAGCACAGCAGGGAGCGGGCGAAGTATGTCTTCGGGGACTCCATCAGCCGACTGGTCGAGACGCCGAACGGCGTGGAGGTCACCTTCGCGTCCGGCACCGAGGACCGGTTCGACCTGGTGATCGGTGCCGACGGCCTGCATTCCCAGGTTCGCCGGCTCACCTTCGGCGAAGAGGACCAGTTCGTCAGCCATCTCGGCTACTACGCCGCGACGTGGGATCTGCCCAACTACCTCGGGCTGCCGCCGGGCTCGCTGGGCTACAACGTGCCGGGCCGACTGGCTTCCATCGCCTGCGATTTCCGTGACGCAGACCGGGCCGGGGCGTTCATGATCTTCAAGTCGCCGAAGCTGGCGTACGCCCGGCACGACCTCGACCGGCAACGCGCTCTGATCACGAATGCCTACGAAGGGGTCGGCTGGGAGACACCGCGACTGCTGGCATCCCTGCGGGATGCGACCGAGCTCTACTTCGACTCGATCAGCCGGGTGGACATCCAGCCGTGGTCACGAGGACGGATCGGCCTGGTCGGCGACGCCGCGTGTGGTGCCACCATCGGCGGCATGGGCACCGGCACCGGGATCGTCGCGGCGTACGTCCTGGCCGGTGAGCTGGCGACCGCGGGCAACGACCACCGGATGGCGTTCGGTCGGTACGAGGCGTTGGTGCGCGACTACGCGCGCGGGTGTCAGGTGGGTGGCAACCGGACCGGCAAGTTCCTCGCCCCCGCGAGCCGGTTCGGCGCGAGGATGCGCAACGGGATGCTGAGCAACAGGTTTCTGCTGAACCTGATGCTGAAGGCCGGTGAGAACGTCAGCAGTGGGATCAGACTGCCCGACTACACGCACCCGACGACCTTGGCCGGGCGTTCCGGCTGA
- a CDS encoding TetR/AcrR family transcriptional regulator — translation MDIQVADQARTVEILWGRRPGPRRGPKPALSLEVVARTGIGIADAEGLAAVSMQRVAADLGFTKMSLYRYVPGKAELVAVMADFAIGAPPAGTRAKDWRDRLDEWAHALLPRFRRHPWVVEATTGPRVFGPNELAWMERAVSALEGIGLRGGEQLDAVVVLVGHVRNLAHQTRGGPDANRTERRISALMSELMREHGSEYPAVQAALTAAAEGGGQDQALDFGLDRILDGIAALVDRRAKS, via the coding sequence ATGGACATCCAGGTCGCCGACCAGGCAAGAACCGTCGAAATCCTGTGGGGTAGGCGACCCGGGCCCCGGCGCGGACCCAAGCCCGCGTTGAGTCTGGAGGTCGTCGCGCGGACCGGCATCGGGATCGCCGACGCCGAAGGTCTGGCCGCGGTCTCCATGCAACGGGTGGCCGCCGACCTCGGCTTCACCAAGATGTCGCTGTACCGCTACGTGCCGGGCAAGGCCGAACTCGTCGCCGTGATGGCCGATTTCGCGATCGGTGCACCGCCCGCGGGCACCCGTGCGAAGGACTGGCGTGATCGGCTGGACGAGTGGGCGCACGCGTTGCTGCCGAGATTTCGGCGTCACCCATGGGTGGTGGAGGCCACCACGGGCCCGAGGGTGTTCGGTCCGAACGAACTGGCCTGGATGGAGCGGGCGGTGTCCGCGCTCGAGGGCATCGGCCTACGTGGTGGAGAGCAACTGGACGCGGTGGTCGTTCTCGTCGGGCACGTCCGCAATCTCGCTCACCAGACGCGGGGCGGCCCGGATGCGAACCGAACCGAACGGCGGATCAGTGCGCTGATGAGTGAGCTGATGCGCGAACACGGCAGCGAATACCCGGCCGTCCAGGCTGCGTTGACGGCGGCTGCCGAAGGTGGGGGACAGGACCAGGCGCTCGACTTCGGTCTCGATCGGATCCTCGACGGAATCGCGGCCCTGGTCGACCGTCGGGCCAAGTCCTGA
- a CDS encoding beta-ketoacyl-[acyl-carrier-protein] synthase family protein encodes MTAGNEAVLVTGLGATTPLGGDVDSTWAAMLAGESGITPLEDEWAADLPVRIAGRLKVDPSEVMGRVEARRLDRCEQIALIAARQAWEHAGRPEVEPERLAVAIGTGVGGVLTTLAQDDVLETSGVRRVSPHTVPMLMPNGPAAYVSMDLGARGGAHTPVSACASGAEAIALGLDLIRLGRADVVIAGGTEACINALPLVGFANARAHSMRNDAPQEASRPFDVDRDGFVFAEGAAVLVLERADFAAARSARVHAALAGSGLTSDAGHITAGSQEGQARAIRMAVRSAGVAPEDIGLVHAHATSTPLGDVTEAGSVTEAIGPHPAVTATKSMTGHTFGAAGAIGAMAAILALRDQVVPPTINLHQLDPQVKLDVVAGEARKMQLNAALANSFGFGGHNAALVFTTAP; translated from the coding sequence ATGACTGCTGGCAACGAGGCCGTCCTGGTAACCGGACTCGGCGCGACGACACCACTCGGAGGGGACGTCGACTCGACGTGGGCGGCCATGCTCGCGGGCGAATCAGGGATCACCCCGCTCGAGGACGAGTGGGCGGCCGACCTCCCGGTACGGATCGCGGGCCGGTTGAAGGTCGACCCCAGCGAAGTCATGGGCCGGGTCGAGGCCCGGCGGCTGGACCGCTGCGAGCAGATCGCCCTCATCGCCGCCCGGCAGGCCTGGGAGCACGCCGGCCGCCCCGAGGTGGAGCCGGAGCGGCTGGCGGTGGCGATCGGTACCGGCGTGGGCGGCGTGCTCACCACCCTGGCCCAGGACGACGTGCTGGAGACGTCGGGCGTACGCAGGGTCTCCCCGCACACGGTGCCGATGCTGATGCCGAACGGCCCCGCGGCGTACGTCAGCATGGATCTCGGTGCCCGCGGTGGCGCGCACACCCCGGTCAGTGCGTGCGCGTCCGGCGCGGAGGCGATCGCCCTCGGGCTCGACCTCATCCGGCTCGGCCGCGCCGACGTGGTGATCGCGGGTGGTACGGAAGCCTGCATCAACGCGCTGCCACTGGTCGGGTTCGCCAACGCTCGCGCCCACTCGATGCGCAACGACGCACCGCAGGAGGCCTCCCGTCCGTTCGACGTCGACCGGGACGGCTTCGTCTTCGCCGAGGGCGCCGCCGTCCTCGTCCTGGAGCGCGCCGACTTCGCCGCGGCCCGGTCGGCGCGCGTGCACGCCGCTCTCGCCGGGTCCGGCCTCACCTCCGACGCCGGGCACATCACCGCCGGTAGCCAGGAAGGTCAGGCCCGCGCGATCCGGATGGCGGTCAGGTCCGCCGGGGTGGCTCCGGAAGACATCGGGCTCGTCCACGCGCACGCGACCTCCACGCCGCTGGGTGACGTCACCGAGGCCGGCTCGGTCACCGAGGCGATCGGTCCCCACCCGGCCGTGACCGCTACGAAGTCGATGACCGGCCACACGTTCGGGGCCGCCGGCGCGATCGGTGCGATGGCCGCGATCCTCGCGCTGCGCGACCAGGTCGTTCCCCCGACGATCAACCTGCACCAGCTCGACCCGCAGGTGAAGCTCGACGTGGTGGCCGGCGAGGCGCGGAAGATGCAGTTGAACGCCGCACTGGCCAACTCGTTCGGCTTCGGCGGCCACAACGCTGCGCTGGTGTTCACCACCGCGCCGTGA